The Drosophila innubila isolate TH190305 chromosome 3R unlocalized genomic scaffold, UK_Dinn_1.0 2_E_3R, whole genome shotgun sequence genome has a segment encoding these proteins:
- the LOC117791231 gene encoding mediator of RNA polymerase II transcription subunit 31 isoform X2, whose translation MSTYAAIESEEQQKRRWQIELEFVQCLSNPNYLNFLAQRGYFKDPSFINYLKYLQYWKEPDYAKYLMYPMCLYFLDLLQYEHFRREIVNNQCCKFIDDQAILQWQHYTRKRIKLINSVQENAAAAAVAQQQQQQQQQQQQQNQQEQQQSNGGGIIAPNEASTVTGTEAANPQQQATLQNGDSSCSTQASQQQHQQQQQQQQQQLTQREPTQAQTQGSTVSQQQQQQQQQQQQQQQINGLATSGNIKLELN comes from the exons aTGAGCACTTACG cGGCCATCGAATCGGAGGAGCAACAAAAACGTCGCTGGCAAATTGAACTAGAGTTTGTTCAGTGTCTCTCCAATCCCAATTATCTCAACT TTCTGGCTCAGCGTGGTTACTTTAAGGATCCATCGTTTATCAACTACCTCAAGTATTTGCAGTACTGGAAGGAGCCCGATTATGCCAAGTATTTGATGTATCCCATGTGCCTATACTTTCTTGATCTACTGCAATACGAGCACTTTCGTCGCGAGATTGTAAATAATCAGTGCTGCAAGTTTATCGATGATCAGGCAATACTTCAATGGCAGCATTATACTCGGAAGCGCATTAAGCTCATCAATTCGGTGCAAGAGAatgcagcggcagcagctgttgctcaacaacaacaacagcagcagcaacaacaacaacaacaaaatcaacaggagcaacaacaaagcaatgGGGGCGGCATTATAGCGCCAAACGAAGCATCCACGGTTACAGGCACAGAGGCAGCTAATCCGCAACAACAGGCGACTCTACAGAACGGAGACAGCAGCTGCTCAACACAAGcctcacaacagcaacatcagcaacaacagcagcaacaacaacaacaattgacacAGCGTGAACCAACGCAGGCTCAAACTCAGGGTTCTACTGTTtcccaacagcagcagcagcaacaacaacaacaacaacaacaacaacaaatcaatggCCTTGCCACAAGTGGCAacataaaattagaattaaattag
- the LOC117791231 gene encoding mediator of RNA polymerase II transcription subunit 31 isoform X1 has product MAKMYGKGKTAIESEEQQKRRWQIELEFVQCLSNPNYLNFLAQRGYFKDPSFINYLKYLQYWKEPDYAKYLMYPMCLYFLDLLQYEHFRREIVNNQCCKFIDDQAILQWQHYTRKRIKLINSVQENAAAAAVAQQQQQQQQQQQQQNQQEQQQSNGGGIIAPNEASTVTGTEAANPQQQATLQNGDSSCSTQASQQQHQQQQQQQQQQLTQREPTQAQTQGSTVSQQQQQQQQQQQQQQQINGLATSGNIKLELN; this is encoded by the exons atggccaaaatgtACGGAAAGGGTAAGA cGGCCATCGAATCGGAGGAGCAACAAAAACGTCGCTGGCAAATTGAACTAGAGTTTGTTCAGTGTCTCTCCAATCCCAATTATCTCAACT TTCTGGCTCAGCGTGGTTACTTTAAGGATCCATCGTTTATCAACTACCTCAAGTATTTGCAGTACTGGAAGGAGCCCGATTATGCCAAGTATTTGATGTATCCCATGTGCCTATACTTTCTTGATCTACTGCAATACGAGCACTTTCGTCGCGAGATTGTAAATAATCAGTGCTGCAAGTTTATCGATGATCAGGCAATACTTCAATGGCAGCATTATACTCGGAAGCGCATTAAGCTCATCAATTCGGTGCAAGAGAatgcagcggcagcagctgttgctcaacaacaacaacagcagcagcaacaacaacaacaacaaaatcaacaggagcaacaacaaagcaatgGGGGCGGCATTATAGCGCCAAACGAAGCATCCACGGTTACAGGCACAGAGGCAGCTAATCCGCAACAACAGGCGACTCTACAGAACGGAGACAGCAGCTGCTCAACACAAGcctcacaacagcaacatcagcaacaacagcagcaacaacaacaacaattgacacAGCGTGAACCAACGCAGGCTCAAACTCAGGGTTCTACTGTTtcccaacagcagcagcagcaacaacaacaacaacaacaacaacaacaaatcaatggCCTTGCCACAAGTGGCAacataaaattagaattaaattag
- the LOC117791233 gene encoding structure-specific endonuclease subunit SLX1 homolog, translating into MVMIVHGFPNNIAALQFEWAWQQPTLSTRLKIFPELKRKLAKESHFDYNFRILNRMLGVGPWHRLPLTVRWLETDYERDFDIPLPLHMQIVSGKVAITASQRHLRLESDSSNSISVWAPECHLCMERIEQPERSRLGCLNATCKLTCHMLCLANYLLGDQPGQYIPIRGVCPLCDAQLCWASLLQRKRLGMGVQEPQDNDDCDELSDVPDVDSDVETVEPDICELSDA; encoded by the coding sequence ATGGTGATGATTGTCCATGGATTTCCGAATAATATTGCCGCTCTTCAGTTTGAATGGGCGTGGCAACAGCCGACGCTATCGACgcgcttaaaaatatttccagaACTGAAACGTAAACTGGCAAAAGAGTCGCACTTTGATTACAATTTCCGTATATTGAATCGAATGCTGGGCGTGGGTCCGTGGCATCGATTGCCACTTACTGTGCGCTGGCTGGAGACAGACTATGAGCGTGACTTTGATATCCCACTGCCTTTGCACATGCAAATTGTTAGTGGCAAGGTGGCAATAACAGCCTCGCAACGACATCTCCGTCTAGAAAGTGAcagctccaactccatctCTGTCTGGGCTCCGGAGTGTCATCTTTGCATGGAGCGCATTGAGCAGCCGGAACGATCACGTCTTGGCTGTTTAAATGCCACCTGCAAACTGACCTGTCACATGCTCTGCCTGGCCAATTATTTGCTGGGCGATCAGCCTGGTCAGTATATACCCATTAGAGGTGTTTGTCCTCTGTGCGATGCCCAACTCTGCTGGGCATCGTTGCTCCAACGCAAGCGACTTGGAATGGGCGTCCAGGAGCCGCAGGATAACGACGATTGTGATGAGCTGAGCGATGTCCCAGATGTCGATAGCGATGTGGAAACAGTCGAGCCCGATATATGCGAGCTGAGCGATGCATGA
- the LOC117791232 gene encoding uncharacterized protein LOC117791232, whose protein sequence is MSTRICVFKDCNNYYSRIENSDVTIFSFPKDPKRAEQWRLLGQVHPNITNRQLFMCSKHFDAKYLSITKNRTILLGEAVPNAYESTENLVAVDNVNHNQETSPSSSTAQSFYIDLDDDQLNVENVIIVESSKSNEMDQVKQCEFLGNHDKRIASELNISTVGVSIVSPSRNRAYSPSLSLPDSSDDCMEEDVEQLIDASEVSLFKMRNEEYVQMTREYYLREKRQMMNQLRAYKQILRSFKTQLVSLEDL, encoded by the coding sequence ATGAGCACACGAATCTGTGTTTTTAAGGATTGCAATAACTACTACAGTCGAATCGAAAACAGTGATGTcacaatattttcatttccaaaGGATCCGAAACGAGCAGAGCAGTGGCGTTTACTTGGCCAAGTACATCCCAATATTACCAACAGGCAATTGTTTATGTGCTCCAAACACTTTGATGCCAAATACCTATCCATAACAAAGAATCGCACGATTCTTTTGGGAGAGGCGGTACCAAATGCATATGAGAGCACAGAGAATTTAGTCGCAGTGGACAACGTTAATCACAATCAAGAGACTTCCCCATCATCGAGCACCGCTCaaagtttttatattgatCTGGACGATGATCAGCTCAACGTTGAAAATGTAATCATAGTAGAGTCAAGTAAATCTAACGAAATGGATCAAGTGAAGCAGTGCGAATTTCTTGGCAATCATGATAAACGCATTGCATCCGAGCTAAATATTTCCACAGTTGGAGTAAGCATTGTGTCGCCTTCTCGCAATCGCGCATACTCGCCATCTCTTTCCCTCCCAGATTCATCGGATGACTGCATGGAGGAGGATGTTGAGCAACTAATTGATGCCTCCGAAgtatctttatttaaaatgagaaACGAAGAATATGTCCAAATGACCAGAGAATACTATCTGCGAGAGAAACGGCAAATGATGAACCAGCTGCGAGCATACAAGCAAATTCTTCGCAGCTTTAAGACGCAGTTAGTGTCACTGGAAGACTTATAA
- the LOC117793035 gene encoding importin-5: MAADQAQFQNLLNSLLSMDNEVRKQAEETYNNLSRELKVTHLLGNVHNGQQSEEARQMAAVLLRRLFTSEFLEFYKELPVDSQNQLLQQILMAVQQDVTPQLRRKICEVIAEVARNLIDEDGNNQWPDILQFLFQCANSPTPQLQESALRIFTSVPSIFGNQETQYMDLIKQMLAKSMDNMGDADVRVQAVRAIGAFILFHDKEKEASVYKHFGDLLPRMLVITGETIEAQDDQSLLKLLIEMTENCPKFLRPQLEYIFEMCMKVFSSQDFEDSWRHLVLEVMVSLSENAAAMVRKRADKYIVALIPLILQMMTDLDEDADWATTDTINEDDHSDNNVIAESSLDRLACGLGGKMVLPHVMSSLPAMLNHTDWKHRFAALMAISAIGEGCHKQMEVILDQVMSGVLNYLRDPNPRVRYAACNAIGQMSTDFAPNFEKKFHEQVVPGLLLLLEDEANPRVQAHAGAALVNFSEDCPKNILTRYLDAIMAKLEAILNSKFKELVEKGNKLVLEQVVTTIASVADTCEHEFVAYYDRLMPCLKFIIQNANSEDLRMLRGKTIECVSLIGLAVGRDKFIGDAGEVMDMLLKTHTEGDLPDDDPQTSYLITAWARMCKILGKQFEQYLPLVMGPVMRTAAMKPEVALLDNEEVEDIEGDVEWSFITLGEQQNFAIRTAGMEDKASACEMLVCYARELKDGFAEYAEEVVRLMVPLLKFYFHDGVRSAAAESLPYLLDCAKIKGPQYLEGMWLYICPELIKVISTEPEPDVQSELLNSLAKCIETLGANCLNEAAMKQVLEIVNKFVLDHFERADKRLAVRGEEDYDDGVEEELAEQDDTDIYILSKVVDIIHALFLTNKALFLPAFEQVAPHFVKLLDPNRPFADRQWGLCVFDDLIEFCGPASAPYQQIFTPALLQYVVDKSPDVRQAATYGCGVLGQFGGEQFAHTCAQFIPLLVQVINDPKAREVENINATENAISAFSKILKYNKSALTNVDELIAAWFTWLPTSEDPEEANHIYGYLCDLIEGNHPVILGANNCNLPRIVSIIADTFCNEVLEAKTPTGTRMLTIVKQVESNPDVMQACASSLSPEQQQALQEAYRELAALTST; this comes from the exons ATGGCTGCTGATCAGGCACAGTTCCAAAATCTTCTAAATTCCTTATTGTCTATGGACAATGAAGTGCGCAAACAGGCTGAG GAAACGTACAACAATCTGTCGCGGGAGTTGAAGGTAACACACCTGTTGGGCAACGTTCACAATGGTCAACAATCGGAGGAGGCACGCCAAATGGCCGCCGTCTTGTTGCGTCGTCTATTCACATCCGAGTTTCTGGAGTTCTATAAAgag CTGCCAGTTGACTCGCAGAATCAGTTGTTGCAACAGATTTTGATGGCCGTGCAACAGGATGTGACACCGCAGTTGCGTCGAAAGATTTGCGAAGTTATTGCCGAAGTGGCACGCAATCTAATCGATGAGGATGGCAACAATCAATGGCCTGATATCTTGCAGTTTCTGTTCCAATGCGCCAATTCACCAACGCCACAACTGCAGGAATCGGCACTGCGCATCTTTACCAGTGTGCCATCGATATTTGGTAACCAGGAGACCCAGTATATGGATCTGATCAAACAGATGCTGGCCAAAAGCATGGACAACATGGGTGATGCTGATGTGCGTGTTCAGGCAGTTCGTGCCATTGGTGCATTCATTTTGTTCCACGACAAGGAGAAGGAGGCTTCGGTATATAAGCACTTTGGGGATTTGCTGCCGCGCATGCTTGTCATTACGGGTGAAACGATCGAAGCCCAGGATGATCAAAGTTTGCTTAAATTGCTCATTGAAATGACTGAGAATTGTCCCAAGTTCTTGCGTCCCCAATTGGAATACATTTTCGAGATGTGCATGAAGGTATTCAGCTCGCAGGACTTTGAGGATAGCTGGCGTCATCTGGTGCTCGAGGTGATGGTCTCATTGTCCGAGAATGCCGCCGCCATGGTCCGCAAGCGTGCCGATAAATATATTGTCGCTTTGATTCCACTCATTTTGCAAATGATGACGGATTTGGATGAGGACGCTGACTGGGCAACGACCGATACCATCAATGAAGATGATCACAGCGATAATAATGTGATTGCCGAATCGTCGCTGGATCGTTTGGCTTGTGGACTGGGTGGTAAAATGGTTCTTCCGCATGTCATGTCAAGTTTGCCAGCAATGCTTAACCATACGGACTGGAAGCATCGTTTTGCCGCTCTAATGGCCATCTCGGCCATTGGCGAGGGTTGTCACAAGCAAATGGAGGTCATCCTCGATCAGGTCATGTCCGGTGTACTTAACTATCTGCGTGATCCCAATCCACGTGTCCGCTATGCCGCTTGCAATGCGATTGGACAAATGTCCACGGACTTTGCGCCCAACTTTGAGAAGAAGTTCCACGAACAG GTGGTGCCCGGATTGTTGCTACTGCTGGAAGATGAGGCAAATCCGCGTGTGCAGGCGCACGCTGGCGCTGCCTTGGTCAATTTCAGTGAGGATTGCCCCAAGAATATTTTGACACGTTATCTGGACGCAATCATGGCCAAACTGGAAGCCATACTCAACTCCAAGTTCAAGGAACTGGTCGAAAAGGGCAACAAACTGGTCCTGGAGCAGGTGGTCACCACGATTGCCTCGGTGGCAGATACATGTGAGCATGAGTTTGTTGCATACTATGATCGTCTGATGCCTTGCCTCAAATTCATCATACAAAATGCCAACTCGGAGGATTTGCGCATGTTGCGCGGCAAGACCATTGAGTGTGTGAGCCTAATTGGGCTGGCTGTGGGTCGGGATAAGTTCATTGGCGATGCTGGCGAAGTAATGGATATGCTGCTGAAGACCCACACCGAGGGTGATCTGCCCGATGATGATCCGCAGACATCGTATTTGATTACGGCCTGGGCACGCATGTGCAAGATCTTGGGCAAGCAGTTTGAGCAGTATTTGCCATTGGTCATGGGTCCAGTGATGCGCACCGCTGCCATGAAACCGGAGGTGGCACTGCTCGACAACGAAGAGGTCGAGGATATTGAGGGCGATGTCGAATGGTCGTTCATTACGTTGGGCGAACAACAAAACTTTGCCATACGCACCGCTGGCATGGAGGACAAGGCATCCGCTTGTGAAATGCTCGTTTGCTATGCCCGCGAACTGAAGGATGGCTTTGCCGAATACGCCGAGGAGGTGGTCCGTCTAATGGTGCCACTGCTCAAGTTTTACTTCCATGATGGTGTCCGTTCAGCGGCTGCTGAATCATTGCCCTATTTGCTGGACTGTGCCAAGATTAAGGGCCCACAATATTTGGAGGGCATGTGGCTCTACATTTGTCCCGAACTGATCAAGGTGATCAGCACCGAACCTGAACCGGATGTACAGTCCGAGCTGTTGAATTCATTGGCAAAATGCATTGAAACCTTAGGCGCCAATTGCCTCAACGAGGCGGCCATGAAGCAGGTCCTCGAAATTGTCAACAAGTTTGTGTTGGATCATTTTGAGCGTGCCGATAAGCGTTTAGCTGTCCGTGGCGAGGAGGATTACGATGATGGCGTTGAGGAGGAGCTGGCCGAACAGGATGACACCGATATCTATATACTATCCAAGGTGGTGGACATTATTCACGCTCTATTTCTTACCAACAAGGCTCTATTTTTGCCAGCCTTTGAGCAGGTGGCACCACATTTCGTCAAACTTTTGGATCCCAATCGTCCATTTGCCGATCGCCAGTGGGGACTTTGTGTATTCGATGATCTAATCG AATTCTGTGGTCCCGCTAGTGCACCGTATCAGCAAATCTTTACACCGGCACTTTTGCAGTATGTGGTCGATAAGTCACCAGATGTCCGTCAGGCAGCCACCTATGGCTGTGGAGTTTTGGGTCAGTTTGGTGGGGAACAGTTTGCCCATACATGCGCTCAGTTCATTCCGCTCCTGGTGCAAGTCATCAACGATCCAAAGGCACGCGAGGTGGAGAATATAAATGCAAcggaaaatgcaatttcagCATTTTCCAAGATCCTTAAATACAACAAGTCAGCATTGACCAACGTGGATGAGTTGATTGCCGCTTGGTTCACGTGGCTACCCACATCCGAGGATCCCGAAGAAGCCAATCACATCTATGGTTATCTCTGCGATCTGATTGAGGGCAATCATCCAGTCATTTTGGGCGCCAATAATTGTAATCTGCCTCGCATCGTATCAATTATTGCGGACACCTTCTGTAACGAGGTGCTGGAAGCAAAGACACCAACTGGAACCCGCATGCTAACTATTGTCAAGCAGGTTGAATCCAATCCCGATGTAATGCAGGCATGCGCCAGCTCATTGAGCCCCGAACAGCAGCAGGCGCTGCAGGAAGCCTATCGGGAATTAGCCGCATTGACGTCAACCTAA
- the LOC117792042 gene encoding protein spartin isoform X1 — translation MAKELCQELLSAMSTEAEFLESYDSIKQSYKTAMTQVEKAIGHEEAETQAAAIVAYEEALQMIEATFAIPVGLPDQIDAVQTQWNDACSLIQKLKSAKTEINYRLKVLRAQQSPIDVSAVEAEEQTDGQIKSRPLLTENPSTFYDIANASGRPKTYRELAVGLRELLASREAQTQLDELFQAQVKLYRIEGSGQVTTVTGSTKMSLIMCTVGGKWKYLSGIYFIQCDMPHMDKQTDSGMNIWLYPLIPNVTNCYRTEYGAFILPDMESAQPGNAFGIMLEKPQRPLSTSAGETEEEQMADLQQFFLDLLEAVLAGTVEELQSPRTQRAAAPTGPPGTSSEQVSKHIVCAADFIARNLIKGAEKTGGLMMKTTPYLMSKMTPAAPDAHAHVPASVQTGVQVAQKVTHTAAGVTGWIAGKVGTAAIAVGGYLSPHIQTQGSRLLQKGFGYDSHEAHNAMEGAMTIAAGAVEGFSTVFDGLETSAKILGNNLSENSVKIIEHKYGASAGNLACGTFDTVGNAFVISQNVNYITPKGLAKKLVKKTGEAVIIDYKRDLRKPESHYINAGALYPDLRALKEE, via the exons ATGGCTAAAGAGCTCTGTCAAGAA TTGCTGAGCGCCATGTCGACGGAAGCAGAATTCCTGGAGTCCTACGACAGCATCAAGCAGTCGTACAAGACAGCCATGACGCAGGTGGAAAAGGCCATAGGTCACGAGGAAGCGGAGACGCAGGCGGCGGCAATTGTCGCCTATGAAGAGGCGCTGCAAATGATTGAGGCAACGTTTGCCATCCCTGTAGGGCTGCCAGATCAAATCGATGCAGTGCAGACGCAATGGAACGACGCTTGCTCTCTCATCCAGAAGCTGAAGAGCGCCAAAACGGAGATCAACTATCGATTAAAGGTGTTGCGTGCCCAACAGTCACCAATCGATGTCAGCGCTGTGGAGGCAGAGGAGCAAACTGATGGTCAGATCAAATCACGTCCGCTGCTGACAGAGAATCCATCCACATTCTATGACATTGCCAACGCCAGTGGCAGACCCAAAACCTACCGGGAGCTGGCAGTCGGATTGCGTGAATTGTTGGCCAGCCGAGAGGCGCAGACGCAGCTGGATGAGCTGTTCCAAGCGCAGGTAAAGCTCTACAGGATTGAGGGCAGTGGACAGGTGACCACCGTGACGGGCAGCACCAAAATGTCACTGATTATGTGCACCGTTGGCGGCAAATGGAAATATTTAAGTGGCATTTACTTTATCCAATGCGATATGCCGCATATGGATAAGCAGACGGATTCCGGCATGAATATTTGGCTATATCCACTAATACCGAATGTAACTAACTGCTATCGCACCGAGTACGGCGCCTTCATTTTGCCGGATATGGAATCAGCTCAGCCGGGCAATGCATTTGGCATTATGCTTGAGAAGCCACAGCGTCCGCTCAGCACGAGCGCCGGGGAGACGGAGGAGGAGCAAATGGCTGATCTACAGCAGTTCTTCCTCGATCTCCTCGAAGCTGTACTGGCGGGCACTGTGGAGGAACTGCAATCGCCGCGCACCCAACGTGCTGCGGCACCAACTGGTCCACCTGGTACCAGCTCCGAGCAGGTGTCCAAGCACATTGTGTGCGCAGCGGATTTCATAGCGCGCAATTTGATTAAAGGCGCCGAGAAAACCGGTGGCCTAATGATGAAGACTACGCCGTATTTAATGTCGAAAATGACGCCAGCTGCACCGGATGCACATGCTCATGTCCCTGCCTCGGTGCAGACGGGCGTCCAAGTGGCACAAAAGGTGACGCACACGGCAGCCGGCGTGACCGGTTGGATAGCCGGAAAGGTGGGCACTGCCGCCATTGCTGTGGGCGGCTACCTGTCCCCGCACATTCAGACACAAGGATCACGATTACTGCAGAAGGGTTTCGGCTACGATTCCCATGAAGCTCATAACGCCATGGAAGGAGCCATGACAATTGCCGCCGGCGCCGTCGAAGGATTCTCAACGGTCTTTGATGGCCTAGAAACATCTGCCAAAATACTGGGCAACAATTTGAGTGAAAATTCCGTGAAAATCATTGAGCACAA ATACGGTGCTTCAGCTGGAAATTTGGCATGCGGCACTTTTGATACGGTGGGAAATGCTTTTGTTATTAGCCAAAATGTCAACTATATTACACCAAAGGGACTGGCCAAGAAGTTGGTTAAGAAAACTGGCGAAGCTGTCATTATTGACTATAAGCGGGACTTGCGTAAGCCGGAATCTCATTACATAAACGCAGGCGCTTTATATCCGGATCTGCGAGCCCTAAAGGAGGAATAA
- the LOC117792042 gene encoding protein spartin isoform X2, with protein MSTEAEFLESYDSIKQSYKTAMTQVEKAIGHEEAETQAAAIVAYEEALQMIEATFAIPVGLPDQIDAVQTQWNDACSLIQKLKSAKTEINYRLKVLRAQQSPIDVSAVEAEEQTDGQIKSRPLLTENPSTFYDIANASGRPKTYRELAVGLRELLASREAQTQLDELFQAQVKLYRIEGSGQVTTVTGSTKMSLIMCTVGGKWKYLSGIYFIQCDMPHMDKQTDSGMNIWLYPLIPNVTNCYRTEYGAFILPDMESAQPGNAFGIMLEKPQRPLSTSAGETEEEQMADLQQFFLDLLEAVLAGTVEELQSPRTQRAAAPTGPPGTSSEQVSKHIVCAADFIARNLIKGAEKTGGLMMKTTPYLMSKMTPAAPDAHAHVPASVQTGVQVAQKVTHTAAGVTGWIAGKVGTAAIAVGGYLSPHIQTQGSRLLQKGFGYDSHEAHNAMEGAMTIAAGAVEGFSTVFDGLETSAKILGNNLSENSVKIIEHKYGASAGNLACGTFDTVGNAFVISQNVNYITPKGLAKKLVKKTGEAVIIDYKRDLRKPESHYINAGALYPDLRALKEE; from the exons ATGTCGACGGAAGCAGAATTCCTGGAGTCCTACGACAGCATCAAGCAGTCGTACAAGACAGCCATGACGCAGGTGGAAAAGGCCATAGGTCACGAGGAAGCGGAGACGCAGGCGGCGGCAATTGTCGCCTATGAAGAGGCGCTGCAAATGATTGAGGCAACGTTTGCCATCCCTGTAGGGCTGCCAGATCAAATCGATGCAGTGCAGACGCAATGGAACGACGCTTGCTCTCTCATCCAGAAGCTGAAGAGCGCCAAAACGGAGATCAACTATCGATTAAAGGTGTTGCGTGCCCAACAGTCACCAATCGATGTCAGCGCTGTGGAGGCAGAGGAGCAAACTGATGGTCAGATCAAATCACGTCCGCTGCTGACAGAGAATCCATCCACATTCTATGACATTGCCAACGCCAGTGGCAGACCCAAAACCTACCGGGAGCTGGCAGTCGGATTGCGTGAATTGTTGGCCAGCCGAGAGGCGCAGACGCAGCTGGATGAGCTGTTCCAAGCGCAGGTAAAGCTCTACAGGATTGAGGGCAGTGGACAGGTGACCACCGTGACGGGCAGCACCAAAATGTCACTGATTATGTGCACCGTTGGCGGCAAATGGAAATATTTAAGTGGCATTTACTTTATCCAATGCGATATGCCGCATATGGATAAGCAGACGGATTCCGGCATGAATATTTGGCTATATCCACTAATACCGAATGTAACTAACTGCTATCGCACCGAGTACGGCGCCTTCATTTTGCCGGATATGGAATCAGCTCAGCCGGGCAATGCATTTGGCATTATGCTTGAGAAGCCACAGCGTCCGCTCAGCACGAGCGCCGGGGAGACGGAGGAGGAGCAAATGGCTGATCTACAGCAGTTCTTCCTCGATCTCCTCGAAGCTGTACTGGCGGGCACTGTGGAGGAACTGCAATCGCCGCGCACCCAACGTGCTGCGGCACCAACTGGTCCACCTGGTACCAGCTCCGAGCAGGTGTCCAAGCACATTGTGTGCGCAGCGGATTTCATAGCGCGCAATTTGATTAAAGGCGCCGAGAAAACCGGTGGCCTAATGATGAAGACTACGCCGTATTTAATGTCGAAAATGACGCCAGCTGCACCGGATGCACATGCTCATGTCCCTGCCTCGGTGCAGACGGGCGTCCAAGTGGCACAAAAGGTGACGCACACGGCAGCCGGCGTGACCGGTTGGATAGCCGGAAAGGTGGGCACTGCCGCCATTGCTGTGGGCGGCTACCTGTCCCCGCACATTCAGACACAAGGATCACGATTACTGCAGAAGGGTTTCGGCTACGATTCCCATGAAGCTCATAACGCCATGGAAGGAGCCATGACAATTGCCGCCGGCGCCGTCGAAGGATTCTCAACGGTCTTTGATGGCCTAGAAACATCTGCCAAAATACTGGGCAACAATTTGAGTGAAAATTCCGTGAAAATCATTGAGCACAA ATACGGTGCTTCAGCTGGAAATTTGGCATGCGGCACTTTTGATACGGTGGGAAATGCTTTTGTTATTAGCCAAAATGTCAACTATATTACACCAAAGGGACTGGCCAAGAAGTTGGTTAAGAAAACTGGCGAAGCTGTCATTATTGACTATAAGCGGGACTTGCGTAAGCCGGAATCTCATTACATAAACGCAGGCGCTTTATATCCGGATCTGCGAGCCCTAAAGGAGGAATAA